The sequence below is a genomic window from Acetobacter vaccinii.
GCGCAGAGACAGAACCAGCAGCACAGCACGCGCGCTGCCTGATCCTGACGCGAAAAAACAGAACGGATTGAAAGCCCTGCAACAGTCCTGACTCCATCATGGGAGTCAGCGTTTAAACGAGAATCAAGTCTTAACTTCAGGACATGAAATGTCAATCATGGGCACTCACCCCAACGCAGGCAGAAACAATGCGCCCAGTGGCGAGGATGGCCAAGCATTCCCAAAGCAGTCAAACAGCTTCGAAACAGAAATGACACACTCTTATTATTTGAAATGAAAGCAATTTTGTTCAAGAAAACTCGATTTATACACGAAATGACAATAAAAAATGGGGAATGTTCATCAAAGTTTCACACTTAAAAAGAGATAACTAACTTTATAAGCCAGCCTGCAGTCCTCCCCTTGGCTATGCAGATAGGAATTTTCATGTCTGGCACGACATTAAACGCCAAAACCTATGCCCGACCGAACATGAACGGTGGCGAGCACCAGGCTTTTCGTATCTTCTTCCTTTCCATCATTCTCGGTGCGCTGGCGTTTGTCGGCTACAGCGTCGTGAAAGATCTGCATCAGGCAGGCGAAAGTACGCTGGCCATTGGTGCGTTTGTCCTGCTTGCCCTTGCGCTGCTGATCGCGCTGGGCTTTGAATTTGTTAACGGCTTCCACGACACCGCAAACGCTGTTGCCACGGTGATCTACACCAACAGCCTGCCGCCACTGGTTGCGGTTGTGTGGTCGGGCATGTGGAACCTGTTTGGGGTGCTGGTGTCCTCCGGCGCTGTGGCCTACAGCATCATCACCCTGCTACCGGTCGAACTGATCCTGCAGGTGGGCAGTGGCGCGGGCTATGCCATGATCTTCGCCCTGCTGATTTCCGCCATTGTGTGGAACCTGGCAACATGGGCGCTGGGTATTCCCAACAGTTCCTCCCACGCGCTGATCGGCTCCATCCTGGGCGTTGGTTTTGCCAACCAGATCCTCGCCCCCGCTGGTAACCCGCTGTACGGGGTTGAGTGGGGCCAGGTGACCAAGGTGTTCTCGTCCCTGCTGTTCAGCCCTATCTGCGGTTTTGTGCTGGCTGCCGGGCTGCTGATGGTCTTCAAGCTGCTGATCAAGAACCCCACGCTCTACAAAGCACCGGAAGGCGATGCCCCTCCCCCGCTGTGGATCCGCACCCTTTTGGTTGGCACCTGCACCGGCGTGTCCTTCTTCCACGGCAGCAACGACGGTCAGAAAGGCATGGGTCTGATCATGCTCATCCTGATCGGTGCCGCCCCCACAGCCTATGCGCTTAACCGCGCCATGCCCGAAAACGCTATGCCCGCCTTTATCCAGACCGCGGAAGAAGCGGCCTCTGTTTTCACACAGCATGGCTCAACAGACGGCAGCACCATCACCGCAGCGCAGGCCCGTAACACCGTAACCGACGCCCTGCGCCAGAAGGCGGTCAATACCCCCGCCGTTTACAGCGCTCTGGCTGTTCTGTCGCATGACATTGGTGGCGCAGTGCAGGACTATCACTCCCTGCATGCCATCCCTGCCACGGCAGTCCCCAACGTCCGTACGGACATGTATCTTGTTTCCGACGCCATCCGCACCCTGAGCTCGGTCAGCCACATTCCTGCGGCCGAAACCAAGACACTGACCACGTTCAAGAAGCAGCTTGATGCTGGCACCCGCTTTATTCCCACCTGGGTGAAAATTTCTGTCGCGCTGGCTCTTGGGCTTGGCACGATGGTAGGGTGGAAGCGTATCGTCGTCACCGTTGGTGAAAAGATTGGCAAAACCCATCTGACATACGCCCAGGGTGCTTCGGCTGAAATCGTGGCCATGGGCACCATCGGTCTGGCAGAAGGTTATGGCATGCCCGTTTCCACCACACACATCCTGTCCAGCGGCGTGGCTGGCACCATGGTTGCTGGTGGTGGTGGTCTGCAGTGGCGGACACTACGCGCCATGGCCATGGCCTGGATTGTCACCCTGCCTGCCGCCATGCTGATCAGCGGCGTGCTGTATGTGCTGTTCAGGCAGATTTTCTGACCCCTACCTGACCATAACGCTTGAGCAAACGGTTACTCATGGAAAAGCCTTCCATGCGCTGCACATACCGTGCTCTGGGTGCTGGCCTGATATCCTGCGTGGTATCAGGCCACAGCCTTGCCGCAACCTACCCGCTGGATACGGACGTACTGCCGTCGGGCGTGCCCCTCCAGTTTCCCTCCGCCACTGTTGAAACACCACCGCTGGACTGGAGCGACACCCTGTTGGGTGACGTCTGGGGTGTGCGTAAGTGGATGAACCATTATGGCCTGCGCCTGAACATTCAGGACGCGGAAGAACTCTGGGGCGTTGCCTCTGGCGGCCGCAAGCAGGGGGCCTCTTACGACGGGGCCACGGCCATAAGCCTGACATTTGACCCAACGCGGCTGACCGGCCTGAAATACGGCCTGTTCAATATCAGCGCCCTGCAACTGCGTGGCCGCTCTGCCACAACCGACAATATCGGGGCCATAAACCCTGTCAGCGGTTATGATTCCCCCCGCACAACCCGCCTGTTCGAGTTGTGGTACGGGCAGGGCTTTCTGGGCAACCGGCTGGATGTACGGGTCGGGGCGATGGACCTGGATACGGAATTTCTGGTCAGCCAGAATGCATCGCTCTTTCTTAACGGCAGCTTTGGGTGGCCGATTGCCCCCTCCAGCAACCTGTATTCCGGCGGGCCTTCCTGGCCTTATTCGACCCCTGGGGTGCGCTTTCGCTACAACCCGATCTACCCGCTTACCTTCATGGCGGCAGTCAGTGACGACAACCCCACAGGCGGCCCATTTTTCAAACCCGATGACAGCCCCCCCGGTGATCTGTCAGGGACACATTTCAACACCTCCAACGGGGCGTTGATCATTTTTGAAACACAGCTGCTTGTTGATGCAGGCATGCTGCTCAACCACTCGCACCACGCTCTACCCGGAACATGGAAAATCGGTGGATTTTATGACACAGCCTCATTCCCCGACCCGCGTTACGCCAGTAACCACCTGCCACTAACAGCGCCCGGTGCCTCGGCAAGCCCGCTGTACCATACCGGCAACTGGATGCTGTATGGGGTCTTTGATCAGACCTTCTGGCGTTTAGAGAAAGACTCTCCCAAGGCTGCCAGCTTTTTCATCCGCGTGACCGGTAATGACGATATCCGCAATACGCTGACCCTGGGCACTGAAGCTGGCCTGACATTCCACGGGCTTATTCCCGCCCGCCCGGATGACGTTCTGGGTCTGGCGTGGGGCACCGCTTTTTATGGCCACCGCGCCCGCA
It includes:
- a CDS encoding inorganic phosphate transporter; translation: MSGTTLNAKTYARPNMNGGEHQAFRIFFLSIILGALAFVGYSVVKDLHQAGESTLAIGAFVLLALALLIALGFEFVNGFHDTANAVATVIYTNSLPPLVAVVWSGMWNLFGVLVSSGAVAYSIITLLPVELILQVGSGAGYAMIFALLISAIVWNLATWALGIPNSSSHALIGSILGVGFANQILAPAGNPLYGVEWGQVTKVFSSLLFSPICGFVLAAGLLMVFKLLIKNPTLYKAPEGDAPPPLWIRTLLVGTCTGVSFFHGSNDGQKGMGLIMLILIGAAPTAYALNRAMPENAMPAFIQTAEEAASVFTQHGSTDGSTITAAQARNTVTDALRQKAVNTPAVYSALAVLSHDIGGAVQDYHSLHAIPATAVPNVRTDMYLVSDAIRTLSSVSHIPAAETKTLTTFKKQLDAGTRFIPTWVKISVALALGLGTMVGWKRIVVTVGEKIGKTHLTYAQGASAEIVAMGTIGLAEGYGMPVSTTHILSSGVAGTMVAGGGGLQWRTLRAMAMAWIVTLPAAMLISGVLYVLFRQIF
- a CDS encoding carbohydrate porin, giving the protein MEKPSMRCTYRALGAGLISCVVSGHSLAATYPLDTDVLPSGVPLQFPSATVETPPLDWSDTLLGDVWGVRKWMNHYGLRLNIQDAEELWGVASGGRKQGASYDGATAISLTFDPTRLTGLKYGLFNISALQLRGRSATTDNIGAINPVSGYDSPRTTRLFELWYGQGFLGNRLDVRVGAMDLDTEFLVSQNASLFLNGSFGWPIAPSSNLYSGGPSWPYSTPGVRFRYNPIYPLTFMAAVSDDNPTGGPFFKPDDSPPGDLSGTHFNTSNGALIIFETQLLVDAGMLLNHSHHALPGTWKIGGFYDTASFPDPRYASNHLPLTAPGASASPLYHTGNWMLYGVFDQTFWRLEKDSPKAASFFIRVTGNDDIRNTLTLGTEAGLTFHGLIPARPDDVLGLAWGTAFYGHRARMAEQDSLRYTGQADSRTQAEQHLELTWQAPVTPYMMVQPDFQYFWNINSGSPDSETGHRIPNAAILGLNVTTTF